TGACTAGTACAGTAGTATTGTAGACATgcaataaaacaacaaaaccaaAGAAACTGAAGAATAATTGCTATTAGGCAAGCCAAATTTGCAGTAAAACCATTCAGAACAAGGTCTTCCTAACATTTCCTTAGGTCATCCTCtatacatttcaattttttctcaaTGAAGCCTTTATTTTATTACTCTTCTCACAATACCCAGCTACCCTACAATAATCGCTGCTCCAACATTTCTCTCCCCAAACATTTGTTCccaatcttatcttttcttgtaTATATCCAATCGTCACCTAAGTACCCTCAACATCAGAGACTCACAATAAGTTTTAAAACCTGAATTCATGACAACATGACATGGCAAGACCAACGCGCATTCAATGTGATACAGTGATAAAACAAACCACAAAACATATCAATTACCTCTCCTCCTAAAAGAACACAATCAGATTGCTTACAACCATCAACAATGCCTTTTATAACCTGAAAAAGAGAACAGTAAACGAGTTGTGAGCGAAACATGAATAAGCTTTCACAATTTGCTCAAAGTTCAATCGAAGGCACACAAACACATCCATTACCTTTTCAGCAACGTCCACGTCAAGGTGCCCAGTGGCAAAGTAATCAAGGAAAAACAAAGGCTTCGCCCCCGAAGTAACAATGTCATTCACACTCATCGCAACCTAAACAGCACAAACAACAATCAAAACTCCAAAGCCAACACAAACGCAAAGTCAAAAACCACTTTCCACAAAACTTTTACCAGGTCAATCCCAATAGTATCGTGGATTCCAGTTTCGAAGGCAAGCATCACCTTCGTTCCCACGCCATCGGTACCAGCAACGAGGTACGAGTCACCTACTCAGAAAACAAGTTCAATCAAATTCCAATTATAAGTAAccgaaaagaaagaggggaaaaaaaaagaagtcaaacGGTACCGAGAGGGAATAAACCACCGAAGCCTCCAATCCCTGGCGCCATCTTCGCTATCCTGCGCACGAGTTCGGAGCCGGCGTCGATGTCCACGCCGGCGTCCCTGTAAGTAAGACCTTGAGTAGCTTCCGCGACTATTCTGTTGGTCTTATTCGACCTCGATACTGATGAAACGGCGCCGTAACGACCGATTGGAGTGAGAAAACTGAGGCTTGTTGTGGAAGTGCCGTTTGACTGACCGGAATTAGGTTTCGCCGATGCTGCGGCGAAACAACGCGACAGCTCTGCGCATGTTGAGAAGCTCATTTCTAGGAACGAGAGAAGAAGTATAACTACGAAAAGCGAGAGAGAGAGGAGGCGACGTGGCGGAGATGGATGGAGATGCGGTGGCGAGGGGAGGCCGGGAAAAAGCGCGCCCTAAATTTATGGGTTTATAAAAAGGAGAGAGATTCTCTTCACTCCTCAGGGAGTGTGCGAATAGAATAATTGAAACAACGTGTTTTGGTTAATGAAGGGATAAGTTcacattagaaaaaaataatgaggtgACAACGGAGTTTGATaggtaattttaatatttggatTGGACCAACAGAATATTATCTTTGAGTTTGATaggtaattttcttaaaaatcaaaataagaccaacagaaaaagataaaacatcaaattaaaagatcattttgaTATATCTTTAGAAAATAAGACCAACAGaatattatcttttaagaaaaaaataatcaggTGACAACGGAGTTTGATaggtaattttaatatttagaaaaaaatatttatcttttaagaaaattattttgatttttatcttattttgttattCAATCTGGTTGGTCTTTGAGTTCATTTAAGATTGATAGCgttgtttttagtatttttccCTTCCCtcacttcatttataataaaacaatcacttttaaaagatcaacgaaattaattttaataggtAAATGAGATAAATagctaaaataaactttttaataggtaaaagactaaattaaactaaaaaactaGATAAGACATCAAATAGTTTATTTagcatatttttaattgagttcTTAGAATTTTGATAACACCAATTcaatctatttttcttattctcctatttgaatttaaatttaacaacTCATATTTATTGTGATATTTATCAAGCCTGCCACATGACTTTGgtgttcttacttttttttttaagatgtcATATGTCTATATAATATGACATACTTAAATAACCTATAAGATAGAGAGTGATGTAAGATTTTCTTATATTCACgtataaaaaaacatgtattttgaattattattttttatacaatatgTTTTGAACCAACGCAATTACTTGGTGCAAATGAGATTACATCATAACCCAGTAGATTGGAGGCAacacatgattttttatttaaaaaaatggcaTCCTTGAGTTCATAATTATCAAAACCTTCTGATAAATAAGATATATATTATAcgctaaaaaattaagaaaatttagttaaaaaaataaccttTTGTACCAAGCAAGAATCCACACACACATTATTAAATTTAGCTTGGTATCCAACCTTTTCTCTAACCAACGTGCATAATCGACCTTCTTTTTTTGGTGCATGAAAAAAGAGTTTATGTTGCATGCCTGGCGATACGATGAACGACTTCAAGAACTGAATGGTTCTTTGAGTTGAAAACGAAGTCATTACTGATATTCCAAATGAACCAAAGAGTGATCCCATCATCCCAAAGATCAGGTTCCATCCGATATTCAGATTAGCTTGTAGCCAGTTAGATAAGCccatgataaaaaaacataaaaacttaCTCCACTGGGAAAGAAGATAAATGTTGTTTTACAGATACAAGCATTGTATTCCAAGTCTCAACAATTAATCTTTCACTCAGTTCTTATTGAAACCAATTATATTACAAATACATCGATACAAACTACAAAATCATTTCAAATAGTTCAATAAAGGCTATGTCAACTCTGGCCATGCCTATGGTATTTAGCTCATGCCTCGTATGGTTATGTTCATCCTCGACTTTGttcaaaacatatataaatttcacCTTGTTCTTGAGTGAAATGGAACTCTACGATCTCCCACTTCCTATTTAGCGAATAAGCAATAAATGAAATACATTgaacagaaaataataattggTCTTCCTAGACCGTAAATAATAGACAGATTCTGATTCCCTAGACATCTTACTAAAGCTTTCTGAAATGCATTTGTAAGCAAGAGGTGACTAAACTATGACAGAGCCTATATCTGAGCAACAAGGAGTTCGTTCCACGTATCTGGAATTCCAGGAAGGCACCAATGTAAACAGTCACTTGAATTAAGAGTGCCTCTGACAGTGTAGCGTGACATGTGAGCCTCATCCCTCAGTTGTGAAAGAGCGGTTATATCCAGTATCTTAATCTTTGTACCCTTTAGTGCATCCTCAATAGTTGGATCACTAGATCCTTCCTGCATTATCTCACTCCCATTGGTTAATGGGATAGTGTTATCACAGCTTCCACCAGTGTTCCAATCCCCATTGAAGAAATGTCTAGGTGATATAGTCCTGAAGAAAGCTTTGAGCCGAGGATGTGACACAAGTTGCAAATCAAGCCATCTGGCTACACTGTAGATTGTCAAATTTTTGGCATTTGCAATTTCTGCAATCTTTTTGTCTTCATTTGGCTTTCCATTAACATGCATTACCCACCTGTTCGCATTAAGCTTCCCCCGGTTCCAGTGGTGTCCTGTATTAAGAACCAAAACATCAAAGCGATGGAGGAACCGTCTCATGAAAGCCGGGGGGCGATCTAAATGCATGGAAACATTGGTCTGTTTGTCTGTGATGTTAAAAGGCTGCAGATCACATAAGCTAGCCGACCAATAATATAAGATAGTGGTATTAGTCTTGGGAAATCTGTAAGCCCAGCCATCTGGACGAATAGCTCCACGTGGTTTTACCAGACCATATTCCCATCCCACATTTTGAACCTCTGGGCTCTCTTCTCCACCAGTGGCCATACACATCAGAGATTGAAATTGTTGCCGTCCTAACGAATCCCCTATGAATGCAATTGTTTTGTCCTGCATCCTACATTCCACATTAGTATTAAACACCACTGACTAAACActatctaaattaaaatttgtgtaCTTCTGTTAATATTATATAACCAAAAGGAGAACAGaagaaataaagacaaaaaagattagaagttctgatttaacaaaatacaaaagtaccaattgaataaaaatcaaacatgcaAATTAAAATGATGCAAAGTAACTTATTTTGACATAAAATAGGAAAACTTTAAGCTCCTTCACAGACAAAACATTTAATAAACATAGCAGCTAGATAATAATCTTATTCAGAGATGTATGCGTTATTAACAACtagatcaaagaaaataaaggatTATACCTACTTTCTCAAGAATGCAGACCGGTCAAACTCTTGCATATCACAATTTTCTGGCTGCCAGCGATATCCCTCAAATGAGAAATCTGGTCGTTGTGTCATTCTACATGACCACATTGTGGACAACCACTGCTTACAGCTGAATCCAGAATACAACGGTCTCCTGCTGTCTGCAACCCACTTACCCTTGGCATAATTACAAACTGCACAGGAGAAATCCAATCAGTACTAATTCCAACCAGTGAACTTCGTTGAAGAATAAAGATATAAGTTTTAAGAATATTGAACCAGGAAAAGGCATAATCTGCAGACTATTTGTTAATTTTCTGGGGCATTAATTGGAGTAATAAGGCCAATGTCCATGTCAAGGTCACCAGTTAGTAAGTCTAGATTGTACTAATAAACATGTAGCTACAAAGACGATGGTACTCCCCAGACTAAGAAACCAAGATCACCCTTCTAGTATGATAGAGATTTGGGTATTATGGGGTGTCTAAGTCCCACACCATGTAGTACGGGATGCTCAGTTGAGTAGAGTATTTAAGTGGCTTGGATCTCCCCCCTTGATGGCTAGCTTTAAAGGGAGGGCTCCCCAAGTGCTTGAGTGCTTATCAGTTTGAAAGCAGGGGAACCAGAATCCATTAGCATGCTTAATTGCTTACTAACTGTAGGGTGGATGAGGGGCCCCATCACTTTGTCTTATTAACAACAACCATTAAATAGCAAAATTCTGTCTTTTCTTTGTGGGTACAGTGCAGCAGGCTAGCAGCAGAAACTTGTGGGCCAAATGAGCTGTTCAACCACATTCTCTAAAACAACTTTATAAAGATAATTGTCCAATAAAAAACAGGTATAgcataacaatgatgataatagAGAATGCCTTCATAGAGTAGCagcaaaaattaattgttaatgaATTTAAGAACAGAACAAAAAGAATCTACCTTTACTTCTGGAAGAAGACATGACATTTTGATTGTATTGAGTTTCTGGAGATTCTGCAGGTATAGAATCTACAGCTGCCACATCCTTAGTATCAAGTTGAAGTTTTGTTCCATTTTCTGTGATGGGGGTTGTGGATTTTTCCACACCCTTTTCAAGTGTTGGTGTTCCTTTACGTCTGGAAGAAGGCGTGACATTTTGATAGTATTGAGTTTCTAGAGATTCTGCAGGTGTAGAATCTACAGCTGCCACCCCCTGAGTATCAAGTTGAAGTTTTGTTCCATTTTCTCTGATGGGGGATATGGATTTTTCCACACCCTTTTCCAGTGTTGGAGTTCCCACTGATTCAGTCGGGGCTTCCACAGGAAATTCTACACATGTATTACAGAAAAAATCCTCAGTGTACAGTTAATAACACAAAATAGCTGGTTAAGGACATGCTAATTACAAAACACAAACAGAAAATGGTAACAAATCCAACAAGTAAGCAAATTATTAGTCAATGGAACAATGAGAAACAGATCCTATAAGAGGTAAAAGAATTGCAAATGTCAAACTTTTTCACCATTTTATTAGGGAAATTAATATATGGTTGTATACACATGCAATTAACAGTGATTATATTTTACCACAGAAATTTTATTAAGgccaaaagaaataattattttgtaagtTATGCTTCATCATATGGGGATATCAAGCTCCGTATCAATTAGTCTAATAAGTTCAAGAAGCACATCGACAAGATGGCCATATCATATTCCAAGATTTAAGGTATTGATATCAATATCTGGACATGCTAAAAGAATACAGATATAAACATTCCTCCTAGAAAGATCTTCCGTGTCTATCAAACAAGTTTAACTACTCTTGAAGCAGCTTCCATTATAGATTTTGTTGAAATACAGCATAAATTGTTTTCAAACTTGAAAGCAGTTTGCACCAAGGTACGAGAGAGAAACAGAACTAATCAATGTCATTATTGACTGGAATACAAACCTGAAGGTAAGCGGTACCATTCATGAGCTGATCTTAAAGTCATGGCAATTATCGGATTTCTCTCCCATGTCCACAGTAACGTGGTAAAAATAACAAGAGTAACCAGAGCCAAGGAAATATGCCTCCCTCTAAAGCTATAACTATTTCTCCCTTTCATCTGTGCTTACACGCTTCTCCAAATACAGATCTTTGACTCTGTCTACACATTCAGGAAATATCCATCTCACAATTTCTCCAGATATTCTTGTTGTTTCAGAGGCTTATCTGTGTAAGTGTGAGAATGAATGAATCAGAAAGACAAATAaagacatgaaaaataaaaatgcatggAGCTGGACTCCATTCCAGTATCCTGGCAAAGAAGTCTATATGTCTGctcattttatctttctttccaaccaaaaaacctaaaaaattatCTCACTTTCCACTCCTTTTACTTCCTTCCCTTTCATAAATCAAGCACACCCTTTATGTTTCCTTGACGATGTTTACATGCAAAACCATGTCACTGTGAAGTACAAACCAAAATCCCCACTAGGTACCAAGTCCAGCCTCATTCcccccaaaacaaaaaatgcgTTATTACACTAACACATATTTTCCTTCGTAATCAAACGCCACACACCACTGTCATGCACACTCAACCGATAACAGCTGCCATTGAGGTGGGCCCAAGCTTTCCTTTAGAACATAATTGTATAATCACACCAAAACtggattttattttcatcaatcCAGAATCAAAGTGTGGATATATTAACAGAGGCCAGGCACAAATCATGGGggggaaaaaaatcaaacaataacTCCATCaatcaatatttcaattttcaacaagATCTCGAATCATCCAAAATAAATGCCCATTGATGTATGCATATCCAAAATATCCACACAATCTATATTGCCATATAAGCCGTTTCTGCCTTCTAATTATCACAACTCAACGAGAGGCCAATATACACACAATTGCATCACAGACCTTCCAATGCAAATGTTCTACTCTTAATTTATAAGCGAAATTGAAGCTATAGAAATGAGGCACAGAGTgtatgataattaaaataaaggcAATGACATAAGAACCTGTGTTAGTTGCTCGTGCGACTCGATAGGGAAGTGTCGGGTGTTTCACAATTGCAGATCCACTGCGTTGTAGGTGGAAAAGACGAAGTTAGCCCTGcacttgaagaagaagaagaagatggtcGTGGTGGTGATGATGCTATTGTTTTACTGGTTCTGTCTCATTCATTATTCACGACACCGCCACGGATCCAATTAAAAGATGCCGTGTTTGGTCGATGAGGGATATTTGTGTCATTTAGAAAATTAAGGAGGGTATTATGTGAATCGTGATTTCGTATGATGATTAGTTTTCACCTGAGATTCGGTGGCGTGAACACAAACGCGGAGCAGCATGTTCAAGAAtcaaaaagaatattttgaCATCTTAATTACATTTTGAATGGATATGCAATATTAGGGGGTGTATTGGATTAGGATTTTGAGagaatattttgacaaaaataatctTGAAGATTTTAAAAGCTTATGTGGGATTGTATTGATTTTgtgggattttaaaagatttttttttaaaagactttttacaaTCAGGATTTTTAACCcaagattttaatggatttctaacacagatttttaagatttcaaagtactttatggatttttaaacaaaaaagatgataaataaattataatgtttgaataaagaaaataaaaacgatagaaattttaaaccttttaataacaaagtcattattgcctaaaaaaataataacaaagtgaTTCTCACTTCATGTTCGCCTAATCATGAGCGTTCTTCCGgtgacatcttcaagaaaaaatccttttttgcTTTAGTATTTAACAATTCAGCTGTCTTGAAACGCGTTATGTCATCCAAATTTggaatttcttttataacatcCCAAATAATACCCTCGAGCTCTCTATCTCTAtctctatctttttctcttttctccatcatgttggatattttttcaaaattcacagcaATAGTCCCAATGCCAACAGAAAGATTTTCCAGAACGTTGCCTTGATTGTTGATCCCAACAACGCTTGAACTCCCTCCATATTCGGATCTCCTTCGCTTgtgacagttttgtttttctatggGAACCTCTGAATCTAAAGGGGGGTGGGATGGTGGACTTGGTTGGTTTGGTGATGGAGGCTGATATGTTGGTTCATAGTTATTTGGTGTTATGAATGTATCACTATTAGGATCATATGAAAATTCTTCTATCCCAACAGTTCTATTTTCTGGCTCAAAAGTTGTTGCATCAGTATCATCTGGATCGACTGATATAGAATTATTCCCGCTAGAAACTCCACCCCCAACAACGATCTTCAAATACTCATAATCAACCATACTTTTTCCTCGAAGTTTGCTGTGACTTGGGtgggactaaaaaaaaaatcattgttaatatactacaaatattataatttactaaatttataactattaatatatttaaaagattatgaaCTTAGCTCACCTTTAAGTAATCTTTCCATACATCCTCATGAGCAGTGAAAGTTTTTCCAATTGGGTCCCATC
This genomic interval from Glycine max cultivar Williams 82 chromosome 5, Glycine_max_v4.0, whole genome shotgun sequence contains the following:
- the LOC102668423 gene encoding uncharacterized protein At2g29880; amino-acid sequence: MEDTNELLHLLVDAMNRGLRDANGSLSKQNVERIILPQLNAKTKFPKTYSHYLSRMKWFRNQYNMMSTLMRNNSGFGWDPIGKTFTAHEDVWKDYLKSHPSHSKLRGKSMVDYEYLKIVVGGGVSSGNNSISVDPDDTDATTFEPENRTVGIEEFSYDPNSDTFITPNNYEPTYQPPSPNQPSPPSHPPLDSEVPIEKQNCHKRRRSEYGGSSSVVGINNQGNVLENLSVGIGTIAISL
- the LOC100780117 gene encoding protein trichome birefringence-like 14; its protein translation is MKGRNSYSFRGRHISLALVTLVIFTTLLWTWERNPIIAMTLRSAHEWYRLPSEFPVEAPTESVGTPTLEKGVEKSISPIRENGTKLQLDTQGVAAVDSTPAESLETQYYQNVTPSSRRKGTPTLEKGVEKSTTPITENGTKLQLDTKDVAAVDSIPAESPETQYNQNVMSSSRSKVCNYAKGKWVADSRRPLYSGFSCKQWLSTMWSCRMTQRPDFSFEGYRWQPENCDMQEFDRSAFLRKMQDKTIAFIGDSLGRQQFQSLMCMATGGEESPEVQNVGWEYGLVKPRGAIRPDGWAYRFPKTNTTILYYWSASLCDLQPFNITDKQTNVSMHLDRPPAFMRRFLHRFDVLVLNTGHHWNRGKLNANRWVMHVNGKPNEDKKIAEIANAKNLTIYSVARWLDLQLVSHPRLKAFFRTISPRHFFNGDWNTGGSCDNTIPLTNGSEIMQEGSSDPTIEDALKGTKIKILDITALSQLRDEAHMSRYTVRGTLNSSDCLHWCLPGIPDTWNELLVAQI